The following proteins are encoded in a genomic region of Prosthecobacter sp. SYSU 5D2:
- a CDS encoding VOC family protein: MKTSIVEPYLFFSGRCEEALEYYRTTLGAEIGMVMRFDEAPDPPPADMLAPGFEKKIMHSSFHIGSSMIMASDGCGEPESFSGFTLSLSLQTEEEARSTFDALAAEGQVTMPIGKTFWSPCFGMVKDKFGIGWMVTTIEESPTA, from the coding sequence ATGAAAACCTCCATCGTTGAGCCTTACCTCTTTTTCAGCGGCCGCTGCGAAGAAGCCCTTGAATACTACCGCACCACCCTCGGCGCAGAGATCGGCATGGTGATGCGCTTTGATGAGGCCCCGGACCCGCCGCCCGCAGACATGCTGGCCCCCGGGTTTGAAAAGAAGATCATGCACTCCTCCTTCCACATCGGCAGCAGCATGATCATGGCCTCCGACGGTTGCGGCGAACCCGAATCCTTCAGCGGTTTCACCCTCTCCCTCAGCCTCCAGACCGAAGAGGAAGCCCGCAGCACCTTTGACGCCCTCGCTGCCGAAGGCCAGGTCACCATGCCCATTGGCAAGACCTTCTGGTCTCCCTGCTTCGGCATGGTGAAGGACAAATTCGGCATCGGCTGGATGGTAACCACCATCGAGGAATCTCCGACTGCCTAA
- a CDS encoding GyrI-like domain-containing protein, which translates to MIDPISIVQTEAQPAAVIRFTIPREQIQEVMGPAMQEVIGIASAQGIGPAGPVFSHHFIMSPDTFDFEVGVPVSAPVQPEGRVYAGELPAAKVVRTFYTGPYEGLGQAWGQFMEVLGKEGLPLAGSFWERYVDGPHNTQDPAAYRTELNCPLSA; encoded by the coding sequence ATGATTGATCCCATCTCCATCGTTCAAACCGAGGCCCAGCCCGCTGCCGTCATCCGCTTCACCATTCCGCGTGAGCAGATTCAGGAAGTCATGGGGCCCGCCATGCAGGAGGTCATCGGCATTGCCTCCGCCCAGGGCATTGGCCCAGCCGGCCCGGTATTCTCCCATCATTTCATCATGTCCCCGGACACCTTCGACTTCGAAGTCGGCGTGCCCGTTTCCGCACCAGTCCAGCCTGAAGGCCGGGTGTATGCAGGTGAACTGCCTGCGGCCAAAGTCGTGCGCACCTTTTATACCGGACCCTATGAAGGTCTCGGTCAGGCCTGGGGCCAGTTCATGGAAGTGCTGGGCAAAGAAGGCCTCCCTCTGGCTGGAAGCTTCTGGGAACGTTACGTGGATGGCCCGCACAACACCCAGGATCCCGCCGCCTACCGCACCGAACTCAACTGTCCCTTGTCAGCCTAA